Proteins from a single region of Drosophila biarmipes strain raj3 chromosome 3R, RU_DBia_V1.1, whole genome shotgun sequence:
- the LOC108024641 gene encoding protein unc-80 homolog isoform X1: MVTTNAAGTGTAAPTAGSTTNNNNLQTNHNSHGANNNNDDFDFDQDSGLQDLGLPVSVQTFLWRQIAPFIRPKLGKLHESTCLFCQHAPGHHESKEACKSFEKVLVQNIQFGLSPPLTKGLGVIPRWRLLQGALPHVMHACAALLYNRVKDMQAIGPVETKLLYTMQWILLYAAEECADDEGGEDLALGDAAEPKSKSIDQYLFSVPTITLFVYLFAPIIHHLKESDFQNFRLENGIKLWQGMWDNRAPGAPCFTAPVKPKARNLLCAPTPKGSTDVFPARKHSLSADAMSPKADSPQSGISDYGRQDEEGSWVSSPKEFAFPETIPEEASSVEDERVVIFRLPSAPQLMDNSFFTADASLLQQQQSQSRRGSRQSMNSRDKDKVPSTKFEFDQQELMRGASMKEKRSASIEKESDSDKSESVKADVSAATFLDVAVLRCLFISHWQEEGIFWSLQYLYNRLSDIGEEAAITLNQPRKRSNSLPIPQIEISLYQGPGSNSRDSPGSSVVKDYIEIPDPSPTVTACVAEEPQSAPSTTERRGSEKKKRVKMADLRAFVETKMFSKSEKNLEKVGLDTSSANGKTPLQHAEYHRSLDTGEKKLSRSASMISREPASNLIKGKSMPSLSCLLDSGYVEPPKAPRPSQAACPRSTAFYPRNPIITVTEHTPTPSPDYMKRQGSIDSQLDALSNGGSIAGMGGNGGGNGSTGMGSTTTRYRGQMLRSHTDSHIDYTGVDESEAPGSSFYITRDGGIDYEIILLAISNVFKRDPAQVCSLRVLEAGLNICELLIEMGVLKLGEHAHEISMSITRRALQVLGCPHGCNDGVRGPPADFLRNQCQKILSRMLRQAGQRTKRFMQEMVKTSPLPELIDYFHAFLAFCVDPSSLLSPLSQGGYSTNFSGGMSGGAEAQVVGAVFKPLVSRFVEASKDLKGPENIALYGDIRQLVTYVKGAHGGPFRLVALSGILAVTPRPHKKGPSAQTTRVIRHIPQANVSQSLQNDDNRSQRRLLLKKRSTSSACASLLETEACEEHYKTSQSPLSNFRRRTTGVRPTLTPRHSERALLSDSTSSSERNSLGRLSGLVRWFRGTPKEASSIDLEIGSLNPEISSTFMRHASLKIQRGRSSDGIGRSIQRAKRRVERRLNRFGGIVKGKKKVGGIEETADFSRRSSSDMCDGPRESEVVILKERKLVPTEPVRVGMLRLSFLLETCAPGSFPDPQLVAAVLDLPQAPLVARATFLLECAHFVHLCNKGQWPAWMKQNVGSYRASGANINLNQMKQQVSQTSARRTHILQRAAGKMFHQWAEMVGARLEEILFTERLQYEAVNASLTDPEKQRELLQQDEEEDFLDETSVNPHGNDCPHSLKLIACVLLFEITAFLRDTYLMLPKTSKLIHRDKPAPWEKVYREANRRWSMALSSMGHSQTSAQSLQSIAAGNDGAGQSERKISFVLHEPDNESENSSNTTLTKEGEEARRPTASAVRPFLLRRGTATTTGGSFKRRSLKLRRNTKDSKDIETDFNMQSRRKVSSLSDRSDTSEQGMISGGEESPGILSDDQQPESPTDSNENDDTAKNMPWLKAIIDLMSSYNYYCTHKGYCHPFCYKRHMRSCTRLVKATRKVYGEEFGFTFDADHPNVEPTIITSGKPHTSRARSTRKVSEQSSTQTSPSKRKDSLSRKDRISDDPDLEMAEKLAKAFRQEKEKKMQEEPPILKFIRIHIRNLFHFPLATLLKGAVVLTEEMVIEAMPAAWELLLETNHDTATSSAAVFLMGSVKAQNFAFDIMQRALKHKDPDIRIGAIQRYLVLWKCRFHVWPRMEENAHDVTFKVPPGGIEFTLPSPKIGIESLPVVDPPWMPVQQTKDMDVTLNQDRHRSLVTATKSRKMQQTEAIRNALRQQRDKQRAERHSFLITMIPISQQASHEPGMEKLEDHEIEEDLDGTRMSSHLHHAHSLFPSVLCSSVMQIVGCLDDAAIGSDGNAVYEIAYQVIWVCLVEESALFLRYVFERLTRDRQDQMFKLLRHLIRFVPRLPQQAAFALYNSIIGYIMFYVRSSNELKQELVGSALSVLWMVVHSVHGIMFKDLKQILRKEQCDASILLTANVPAAKKIVVHGPADDDYNIPSQFPVQEDTLFCQLLKEALDYYPIDEKNTSHYCLVDYKSSKILNPNWYIRDLYFFKRSQYPEVRLMLMRPEESFLALQKQELTKKFVEIGKVHLTWAILKNVDMVVQRVVFLHEELMKLPSFPRKALEVDLDLHHGGEYGKVLLGLDVLHKFMWVRLIARMFEAMAGNFAYSADIQLFLNVLSGASILHAEDSCIMRYVMATFINAAFNFKNIFSTNGYFMIMPTLLQVYSLHQTNKLITTTIEYAVKQFYLLNRKPFILQMFGSVSAILDTDEDGTYGEAHKVQSSCLFNLLLSLEDPSPDPLNIAELVKEPKPLKAIDFCYHDEDDDVTVLDCITLCVMVVSYSAESTRGYQMLIILEAILPCYLQQIQSPSYIPLQGKSERDIILQLAVAIRTMVHNCEGLAKSYNGPYRNSPEHKGSSQRNCSRGPPCSPGLDFEEESHPKYMTDARTKNMMDSAEDSEMIRTEYRRPRDVLLSVVADFLTKSTARLAELAKKMPSDTKPTEVLDAKCHIRLADIAHSLLKVSPYDPESMACRGLQRYMQAVLPRAEWSNDTLRNALVTILRRIDKVFLKISKKPSIRRNTDWEAAAGLLKGIHETIIRHSYVLHWQQMKTLISTVQNLIVNEPGSGIPEGVSSAGAALMSQNPPAFFCSAVVRLVALQVVSPVDCFSLVHICGGSAEFATQEKAEGFLMHLIMPLCLKVCSGRGVSDVGELKMTDVSFLLTAVLNAMSPPAGRTGQAVSQINRVTGDLRAGSLTFTGSRDAKRPARISGSLYQAAFLALRIVCICFESRLSNEWPRIVRVMRDLGRRNEAAPDLWSFMEFVVTHRTPLYIVLLPFILHKISQPPIGDHERHMQFIIRERLRGTPPQGGIKSKGALLLELARELRDLRDELEEKRYVSTDRESSEQKKSDTPAATSAAEAHKSQQRPSLISIFTGTTTGQATHSHVSAVPIDSRSGSGGICTPSDTLSQQTLHPPRESLSSSSTGRDPHTTTSESQSGEADAGSAPTLVGATPSGSGHHGSGGGGTGTSASAVPSHLSHSQSLQQAPFKAQPPKLRFVSSVEFRHSSGETSTTPLSPESPAEDSSGDHTRSRLQRSKAASRKTFRLKRSRLTPMEPPSIVTSQEEPAQQAQAKTLGEISWDSVSQTSSTSGYRDNNSLQTGLLSPDGSLGGLTLGRSPSQHSLLMVFEGQDEDTLI; encoded by the exons ATGGTGACCACCAATGCCGCCGGAACGGGCACAGCTGCCCCCACAGCCGGCAGCACcacgaacaacaacaacctgCAGACGAACCACAACAGTCACGGGgcgaacaacaacaacgatgACTTTGACTTTGACCAGGATAGTGGGCTGCAGGACCTTGGCCTGCCCGTGTCCGTTCAGACCTTCCTGTGGCGGCAAATAGCGCCCTTCATCCGGCCCAAGTTGGGCAAGCTGCACGAGTCCACCTGTCTG TTTTGTCAACATGCACCGGGACACCAT GAATCGAAGGAAGCTTGCAAG TCCTTTGAGAAAGTCCTCGTGCAGAACATCCAGTTTGGTCTGTCACCTCCTCTGACCAAGGGGTTGGGTGTGATTCCCCGATGGCGCCTGTTGCAAGGAGCTTTGCCTCATGTGATGCATGCCTGTGCCGCTCTGCTCTACAATCGAGTCAAGGACATGCAGGCCATAGGACCTGTGGAGACCAAGCTGTTGTACACCATGCAGTGGATCCTGCTCTATGCCGCCGAGGAGTGTGCCGATGACGAGGGCGGCGAGGATCTTGCTTTGGGCGATGCAGCGGAACCCAAGTCCAAGTCCATAGATCAGTATCTATTCTCAGTGCCAACTATTACA CTCTTTGTGTACCTCTTTGCGCCTATCATACACCATCTTAAGGAATCGGATTTCCAGAACTTCCGCCTGGAGAACGGCATTAAACTCTGGCAGGGAATGTGGGACAACCGAGCTCCTGGCGCTCCTTGCTTTACAGCTCCTGTCAAACCCAAGGCCAGGAATCTCCTGTGTGCACCCACTCCAAAGGGATCTACGGATGTTTTTCCCGCCCGAAAGCATTCGCTCAGTGCAGATGCCATGTCCCCAAAAGCGGATTCTCCTCAGAGTGGCATCTCTGACTATGGCAGGCAGGATGAAGAG GGCTCTTGGGTTTCTTCTCCCAAGGAATTCGCCTTTCCCGAAACCATTCCAGAAGAGGCCTCCAGCGTGGAAGACGAACGTGTGGTCATCTTTAGGCTGCCCTCGGCGCCACAACTTATGGATAACTCCTTCTTTACG GCCGATGCCAGCCtcctgcaacagcagcaatccCAGAGTCGTCGTGGCAGCCGCCAGTCGATGAACTCCCGCGACAAGGACAAGGTGCCCTCCACCAAGTTCGAGTTCGATCAGCAGGAACTGATGCGTGGCGCTTCGATGAAGGAGAAGCGAAGTGCCTCCATCGAAAAGGAATCGGACTCGGATAAGTCGGAAAGTGTCAAGGCAGATGTGTCGGCAGCCACTTTCCTGGATGTGGCTGTGCTCCGCTGCCTCTTCATCTCCCACTGGCAGGAGGAGGGCATCTTCTGGAGCCTGCAATATCTATACAATCG ACTAAGTGACATTGGTGAGGAGGCAGCTATCACCTTAAATCAACCCCGCAAAAGGTCAAACTCCTTGCCCATACCACAAATCGAGATTTCCCTGTACCAGGGACCCGGCAGCAACAGTCGTGATAGTCCAGGAAGCTCTGTGGTCAAGGATTACATTGAAATACCCGATCCATCGCCTACAGTGACAGCCTGTGTGGCAG AAGAACCCCAGAGTGCGCCGAGCACCACAGAAAGACGTGGCAgcgagaagaagaagcgcgTTAAGATGGCCGATCTGAGGGCCTTCGTAGAAACCAAGATGTTCTCCAAGTCGGAGAAGAATTTGGAAAAAGTAGGGCTCGATACAAGCTCAGCCAATGGCAAGACACCACTGCAACATGCA GAGTACCATCGCAGCCTGGACACGGGTGAGAAGAAGCTATCCAGATCCGCTTCCATGATAAGTCGGGAGCCAGCCAGCAATTTGATCAAGGGAAAATCCATGCCCAGTCTCAG CTGTCTGCTTGATAGCGG ATACGTTGAGCCACCCAAGGCCCCGAGGCCATCGCAAGCCGCCTGTCCCCGCTCCACGGCGTTTTACCCTAGGAATCCCATCATTACGGTTACGGAACACACGCCCACACCTTCGCCCGACTATATGAAGCGACAG GGCTCCATTGACTCCCAGCTGGATGCCCTGAGTAATGGCGGAAGTATTGCCGGCATGGGCGGAAATGGAGGTGGTAATGGCAGCACAGGCATgggcagcaccaccacccgCTATCGAGGTCAAATGCTGCGCTCCCACACGGACTCTCACATCGATTACACGGGCGTGGATGAGTCGGAGGCCCCGGGATCCTCCTTCTATATAACACGCGATGGTGGCATTGACTACGAGATTATCCTGCTGGCCATTAGTAATGTTTTCAAGCGGGATCCGGCGCAAGTTTGTTCGCTGCGTGTTTTGGAGGCGGGTTTGAATATTTGTGAACTACTTATTGAGATGGGAGTTCTCAAGTTGGGTGAACATGCTCACGAGATCTCGATGAGTATCACCAGGAGAGCTCTACAGGTCTTGGGATGTCCACATGGCTGCAATGATG GCGTTCGAGGTCCCCCCGCCGACTTCCTGCGCAACCAGTGCCAGAAGATCCTGTCCCGCATGCTGAGGCAGGCGGGTCAGAGGACCAAGCGCTTCATGCAGGAGATGGTGAAGACCTCCCCCCTGCCGGAGCTCATCGACTACTTCCATGCCTTCCTGGCCTTCTGCGTGGACCCGAGCTCCCTGCTCTCGCCCCTGA GTCAGGGCGGCTATTCGACCAATTTTAGTGGCGGCATGAGCGGCGGAGCCGAGGCCCAGGTGGTAGGAGCGGTCTTTAAGCCGCTGGTCAGCCGGTTTGTGGAGGCCAGCAAGGATCTGAAGGGTCCGGAGAACATAGCCCTCTACGGCGACATCCGGCAGCTGGTCACTTATGTGAAGGGCGCCCACGGCGGTCCATTTCGACTGGTGGCTCTCAGCGGAATACTGGCTGTAACCCCAAGACCTCACAAAAAGGGTCCTTCGGCACAGACCACTCGCGTTATAAG ACACATTCCCCAGGCAAATGTGAGCCAGAGCCTGCAGAATGACGACAACCGTTCCCAGCGACGCCTCCTCCTGAAGAAGCGCAGCACCTCATCCGCCTGCGCC AGCCTTTTAGAGACGGAGGCGTGCGAGGAGCACTACAAGACCAGCCAGTCGCCGCTAAGCAACTTCCGGCGGCGGACGACTGGAGTTAGGCCCACCTTGACCCCGCGGCACAGCGAACGAGCCCTGCTGTCCGACTCTACGTCCAGCTCGGAACGCAATTCGCTGGGACGGCTCAGCGGCTTGGTGCGCTGGTTCCGCGGCACGCCCAAGGAGGCCTCCTCCATCGATCTGGAGATCGGATCGCTCAACCCGGAGATCTCCTCCACGTTCATGCGGCACGCCTCGCTGAAGATCCAGCGCGGACGGTCGAGCGATGGCATTGGGCGGTCCATTCAGCGCGCCAAGCGACGCGTCGAGCGGCGGCTGAACCGTTTCGGCGGCATTGTGAAGGGCAAGAAGAAGGTGGGCGGCATCGAGGAGACGGCGGACTTCAGTCGTCGCTCCTCCTCGGACATGTGCGACGGGCCGCGGGAGTCGGAGGTGGTCATCCTCAAGGAGCGCAAGCTGGTGCCCACCGAACCGGTGCGCGTGGGCATGCTGCGTCTCTCCTTCCTGCTGGAGACCTGTGCACCGGGCTCCTTTCCCGATCCCCAGCTGGTGGCCGCCGTCCTGGATCTG CCGCAAGCTCCCCTCGTGGCCAGGGCCACCTTCTTGCTGGAGTGCGCCCACTTTGTCCATTTGTGCAACAAGGGTCAGTGGCCCGCCTGGATGAAACAGAACGTGGGCAGCTACCGGGCATCCGGTGCCAACATCAATCTCAACCAGATGAAGCAGCAGGTGAGCCAAACGAGCGCCCGAAGAACCCACATCCTGCAACGAGCGGCAGGAAAGATGTTCCACCAGTGGGCTGAGATGGTGGGCGCCAGGCTGGAGGAGATCCTGTTCACAGAGCGACTCCAATACGAGGCGGTCAATGCTAGTCTCACAGATCCCGAGAAGCAGCGAGAACTCCTGCAacaggacgaggaggaggacttcCTGGATGAGACCTCTGTGAATCCGCATGGCAATGATTGCCCGCACTCCCTGAAGCTGATTGCCTGTGTGCTGCTATTCGAGATTACGGCCTTCCTGAGGGATACCTATCTCATGCTCCCCAAGACATCCAAGCTGATCCATCGCGACAAGCCGGCGCCCTGGGAGAAGGTGTACCGCGAGGCCAATCGCCGCTGGTCCATGGCCCTGAGTTCCATGGGTCACTCGCAGACCTCCGCCCAGAGCCTGCAGTCGATAGCAGCGGGAAACGATGGAGCCGGTCAGTCGGAGCGGAAGATATCCTTCGTGCTCCACGAACCGGACAATGAGTCGGAGAATAGTAGCAACACAACGCTGACCAAGGAGGGCGAAGAag CCCGTCGACCCACTGCATCGGCTGTACGTCCATTCCTGCTAAGACGCGGCACAGCCACCACAACTGGAGGATCCTTCAAGCGTCGCTCTCTAAAGCTGCGTCGCAACACCAAGGACAGCAAGGACATAGAAACGGATT TCAACATGCAATCGCGAAGGAAGGTCTCCTCGCTCTCTGATCGCAGTGACACCTCGGAGCAGGGCATGATCAGTGGTGGCGAGGAGTCACCTGGTATACTCAGCGATGATCAACAGCCGGAGTCACCCACTGATTCCAATGAGAACGATGATACGGCCAAGAATATGCCCTGGCTAAAGGCCATCATTGATCTTATGTCCAGTTACAACTACTATTGTACTCATAAGGGATATTGCCATCCCTTCTGCTATAAGCGACACATGCGATCCTGCACTCGTTTGGTCAAGGCCACAAGGAAG GTTTATGGCGAGGAATTCGGCTTCACCTTTGATGCGGATCATCCCAATGTGGAACCCACAATAATCACATCCGGTAAACCTCACACTTCTCGAGCCCGCTCCACTCGAAAGGTATCGGAACAGAGTTCCACACAGACATCTCCGTCCAAGCGGAAGGATAGCTTGTCTCGCAAAGATCG CATAAGTGATGATCCAGACTTGGAAATGGCGGAGAAACTAGCCAAAGCTTTTCGCCAGGAGAAGGAAAAGAAGATGCAGGAGGAACCGCCGATCCTGAAGTTCATTCGCATCCACATACGCAACTTGTTCCACTTTCCATTGGCCACGTTGCTAAAAGGAGCTGTTGTCCTCACCGAGGAGATGGTCATCGAGGCAATGCCCGCCGCCTGGGAACTGCTGCTAGAAACGAATCACGATACGGCCACTTCAAGTGCAGCAGTGTTCCTTATGGGTTCGGTGAAGGCACAGAACTTTGCTTTCGACATCATGCAGCGGGCACTGAAGCACAAGGATCCGGACATAAGGATTGGAGCCATCCAGCGATATCTGGTGCTGTGGAAGTGCCGTTTCCATGTCTGGCCGCGAATGGAGGAGAATGCCCACGATGTGACCTTCAAGGTGCCACCGGGAGGCATTGAATTCACACTACCATCGCCCAAGATTGGTATTGAGAGTCTGCCGGTGGTGGATCCACCCTGGATGCCAGTGCAGCAGACCAAGGACATGGACGTCACCCTGAACCAAGATAGACAT AGATCCTTGGTCACCGCCACCAAGAGCCGCAAGATGCAGCAGACGGAGGCCATTCGGAATGCGTTGCGCCAGCAGAGGGACAAACAAAGGGCAGAGCGACATAGCTTCCTGATCACCATGATACCCATAAGTCAACAGGCCTCCCATGAGCCGGGAATGGAGAAACTGGAGGACCATGAGATCGAGGAGGATTTGGATGGCACGCGCATGTCCTCGCACCTGCACCACGCCCACTCGCTCTTCCCCTCCGTCCTGTGCTCCTCCGTGATGCAGATTGTCGGTTGTCTGGACGATGCAGCCATCGGATCGGATGGCAATGCGGTGTACGAGATTGCGTACCAGGTGATATGGGTCTGCTTGGTGGAGGAGTCAGCTCTGTTTCTGCGCTATGTTTTCGAGCGTCTTACTCGGGATCGTCAGGATCAGATGTTCAAGCTGCTGCGACACCTCATTCGATTTGTCCCACGTCTGCCGCAACAGGCGGCATTTGCCCTCTACAACTCCATTATTGGATACATCATGTTCTATGTAAGATCTTCCAACGAACTGAAGCAAGAG CTTGTTGGCTCAGCTTTATCTGTTCTATGGATGGTGGTGCACTCGGTTCATGGCATTATGTTCAAAGATCTAAAGCAGATTCTGCGTAAGGAGCAGTGTGACGCTTCCATTCTGCTAACTGCAAATGTTCCGGCGGCCAAGAAAATCGTAGTACATGGTCCTGCTGATGATGACTACAACATACCCTCTCAATTTCCAGTGCAGGAGGACACTCTCTTCTGCCAGCTGCTCAAGGAGGCCCTGGATTACTATCCCATCGATGAGAAGAACACCAGTCACTATTGCTTAGTAGATTACAAGAGCA GCAAGATCCTCAATCCCAACTGGTACATCCGCGATTTGTACTTCTTCAAGAGATCGCAATACCCGGAGGTGCGCCTCATGCTCATGCGTCCGGAAGAGTCTTTCCTGGCCCTGCAGAAACAAGAGCTCACCAAGAAGTTTGTGGAGATCGGCAAGGTCCACTTGACCTGGGCTATCCTTAAAAACGTGGACATGGTGGTGCAGCGGGTGGTGTTTCTGCACGAGGAGCTGATGAAGCTGCCCTCCTTCCCGCGCAAGGCACTCGAGGTGGATCTGGATCTGCACCATGGTGGCGAGTACGGAAAGGTGCTGCTCGGGTTGGACGTCCTGCACAAGTTCATGTGGGTGCGTCTGATCGCCCGCATGTTCGAGGCCATGGCTGGGAATTTCGCCTACTCAGCGGACATCCAACTCTTTCTGAACGTCCTTTCCGGCGCCTCCATTCTGCATGCCGAAGATTCGTGCATCATGCGCTATGTGATGGCCACCTTCATCAACGCCGCCTTCAACTTCAAGAACATCTTCTCCACGAACGGTTACTTTATGATTATGCCTACCCTTTTGCAAGTATATTCTCTGCATCAGACCAACAAGCTGATCACCACCACGATAGAGTATGCGGTGAAGCAGTTCTATCTGCTGAACCGGAAGCCCTTCATCCTGCAAATGTTTGGTTCCGTTTCCGCCATCCTCGACACCGATGAAGACGGCACTTATGGTGAGGCTCACAAGGTGCAGTCGAGCTGTCTGTTCAATCTGCTGCTCAGCCTGGAGGATCCCTCGCCGGATCCTCTAAATATTGCGGAACTGGTCAAGGAACCCAAACCTTTGAAAGCCATCGATTTTTGTTACCACGACGAGGATGACGACGTCACCGTTTTGGACTGCATTACACTTTGCGTAATGGTGGTATCCTACTCCGCCGAGAGCACTCGAGGATACCAAATGCTA ATAATTTTGGAGGCCATTCTACCCTGTTATCTTCAGCAAATCCAATCGCCCAGCTACATTCCTCTGCAGGGAAAGTCCGAGCGGGATATCATCCTCCAGCTGGCGGTGGCCATCCGCACCATGGTGCACAACTGCGAGGGTCTGGCCAAGAGCTACAATGGACCTTATCGCAACAGTCCGGAGCACAAAGGCTCCTCGCAGCGCAACTGCAGCAGGGGACCACCTTGTTCCCCAGGTCTGGACTTTGAAGAGGAGTCACATCCGAAATACATGACAGATGCCCGCACCAAGAACATGATGGACTCGGCAGAGGATTCGGAAATGATACGCACCGAATACCGGAGACCTCGCGACGTTTTGCTCTCCGTGGTGGCTGATTTCCTGACCAAGTCCACAGCTCGCCTGGCGGAGCTGGCCAAGAAGATGCCCAGTGATACCAAGCCCACAGAGGTTCTGGACGCCAAGTGCCACATTCGTCTAGCGGATATTGCGCACTCCCTGCTGAAGGTTTCGCCCTACGATCCGGAATCCATGGCTTGTCGGGGACTGCAGCGCTATATGCAGGCCGTTCTTCCGCGGGCAGAGTGGTCCAACGATACATTACGCAACGCCCTGGTGACCATTCTGCGGCGCATCGACAAGGTCTTCCTCAAGATCTCGAAGAAGCCATCGATCAGGAGGAACACGGACTGGGAGGCGGCCGCCGGACTGCTGAAGGGCATCCACGAGACGATCATACGGCATTCGTACGTGCTGCACTGGCAGCAGATGAAAACGCTCATTAGCACGGTGCAGAATCTGATCGTCAACGAGCCCGGATCCGGCATCCCCGAGGGCGTCTCCAGCGCAGGAGCAGCGCTCATGTCTCAGAATCCGCCGGCCTTTTTCTGCTCGGCCGTGGTGCGTCTGGTGGCCCTGCAGGTGGTCAGCCCCGTGGACTGTTTCTCCCTCGTGCATATTTGCGGCGGTAGCGCCGAGTTTGCCACGCAGGAAAAGGCCGAGGGCTTTCTAATGCATCTGATAATGCCACTGTGTCTGAAGGTTTGCTCGGGCCGAGGCGTTTCCGACGTGGGCGAATTGAAGATGACGGACGTCTCCTTCCTGCTGACTGCCGTGTTGAATGCGATGAGTCCGCCGGCGGGTCGAACCGGCCAGGCTGTATCCCAGATAAACCGGGTAACCGGCGACCTACGCGCCGGCTCGCTCACTTTCACCGGCAGTCGGGATGCCAAGCGCCCAGCTCGCATCTCCGGTTCCCTCTACCAGGCCGCCTTCCTGGCCCTGCGCATCGTGTGCATCTGCTTTGAGAGCCGGCTTTCCAACGAGTGGCCGCGCATTGTCCGGGTGATGAGGGATCTGGGCAGGCGCAATGAGGCCGCACCAGACCTCTGGAGCTTCATGGAGTTCGTGGTGACCCATCGAACGCCCCTCTACATTGTCCTGCTGCCCTTCATCCTGCACAAG ATATCGCAACCGCCCATTGGCGATCACGAACGCCACATGCAGTTCATCATCAGGGAGCGATTGCGTGGAACTCCGCCACAGGGCGGCATCAAGTCCAAGGGAGCCCTGCTGCTGGAACTGGCCCGGGAGCTGCGTGACCTGCGCGACGAGCTGGAGGAGAAGCGATACG TCTCCACAGATCGCGAGAGCTCCGAGCAGAAGAAGAGCGACACACCGGCGGCAACTAGTGCGGCAGAAGCCCACAAGTCGCAGCAAAGACCTTCACTCATATCTATATTCACAGGAACCACCACCGGCCAGGCCACGCACTCCCACGTCTCCGCGGTGCCGATCGACTCGCGCAGCGGATCCGGTGGGATCTGCACGCCCAGCGACACGCTGTCGCAGCAGACGCTGCACCCGCCGCGGGAGTCGCTCTCGAGCAGCTCCACGGGCCGGGATCCGCACACGACGACCAGCGAGAGCCAGAGCGGCGAGGCGGATGCAGGATCGGCGCCCACCTTGGTGGGGGCCACGCCGAGCGGTTCGGGTCACCATGGTTCGGGTGGCGGCGGTACCGGTACCTCTGCCTCCGCAGTGCCCTCGCATCTCTCGCATTCGCAGTCGTTGCAGCAGGCTCCCTTCAAGGCCCAGCCGCCAAAGCTGCGCTTCGTCTCGTCCGTGGAGTTCCGTCACTCCTCCGGTGAGACCTCGACCACGCCCCTCTCGCCGGAGAGCCCGGCAGAGGATAGTTCCGGGGATCACACCAGGTCAAGGCTGCAGCGATCCAAGGCGGCCAGCCGGAAGACCTTCAGGCTGAAGCGCAGTCGCCTCACGCCCATGGAACCACCCAGCATT GTCACCTCCCAGGAGGAGCCGGCGCAGCAGGCACAGGCCAAGACCCTGGGCGAGATTTCCTGGGACTCGGTTTCGCAGACTTCCTCCACCTCCGGCTATCGGGACAACAACAGCCTGCAGACGGGCCTGCTCTCGCCGGATGGCTCCTTGGGTGGCCTGACCCTGGGCCGCTCGCCCTCGCAGCACTCGCTTCTGATGGTCTTCGAGGGGCAGGATGAGGACACCCTCATTTAA